The genomic interval CCTTCCGCGGCAGCCTGACGATGCTGGAATCCTCCGGCGCCGGCCGCCCGGCCAGCGAAGAGAGCTATGGCGCCGAGCGCAACGATCTCGATGACGAGATTCCGTTCTGACGGCGGCGAGGGGATTAGCGATGGAAGATGATTTTTCGACGGTGTTGGACGCGCTGAATACGTCACCCGCGGACGTCGACGGCGCTATCGAGTTGCTAAGCGAACTGCGAGACCGGACGAACTTCGTCTTTGTCGATGAAGTCGATAGCCTCCTTCGGGCCGGCCTGCTGGATGATGCGAAGCATCGTCTTCAACTTTGGATCAGCCCGAAATACCCCAGCGTCGCAGCTTGCGAGGATGAGTATCGGAGAGCCATGGGGTTAAACGCATGAGCCAGGGCAAGGTTACTGTTGGTCGGGACGATTTGCAGCCTGTGCTGCGGCAGGTTGCCGCCGGAGCGGCGCAGACCGGGAAGGGGTTTGCTTCGATCTTAACTAACGTCTTGATCACCTTTGAATCCGAGACCTTGCGCCTGATGGCGACAGACATCGACAGCGCGATTGACGGAGTCGTTCCGGCTGCGGGCCATGCGAACGGGGGCATCACCGTTACAGCTGCGCTGTTTGATCAGCTGGTCTCCGACTTCCCCGCCGGCAGCGACATCACAATCGAATGGGATGACGATGCGCGCATTGTTGTGCGGTGTGGTCGGTCGCGCTTTACGCTTCATGCGCTGCCAGCAGCAGACTTCCCATCAGACGCAGTCAAGGTCGATGGCGGCGTGACCTTCTCGATGTCGGCGGCGCTGCTGCGGCGGACATTGGGGATGGTGTCATTTGCCATGCTCACCGGAAAGGAACGGATGTACTTGCGTGGCGCGTTGTTCGAGCGTCGCGATGGTGTGCTGAGGCTTGTGGCGTGCGATGGCGCCAGGCTTGCCATGGTGACCATGGGCAGCGTGCCGACTCCTGAGTTTGATGCGGTGTTGGTTCCGGTCGAGATGGTGAACAACATCGTCCGGATGATCGACGCGAAGACGGCGGCCGACGCGATTCTACACATCACCGGCGCTGCGATTGCCGTCACGGTCGGAAGCATCACCAAGCGGTCGAAGTTGGTCGATGCGCGGTATCCTGACTACATCCGGACAATCCCAGGCACCAATTCGCACGTTGCGCTGATTGAGGCGGCGGCGCTTCGTCAGAGCGTCGACCGCGTCAATCTCATCAATCGCGCGCAGTCGAACGGGCGCGGGATCAAGCTCTCGTTTGAAGGTGGTGAGATGAAACTGTCCGCCGTCAACGCTGACGTTGGCGATGGTGAGGATCGGCTTGATGTTGAGCAGTGCGACCCATTCAGTCTGGATATCGGGTTCAACGGCGAATTCCTCAAAGACATGCTCGGAGCAATCGACGCGGATGTGCTTCGGATCAAGATGGCTGGGCCGATGGACCCCGCGGTGTTCGAGATCGTTGGCAGAAACGACGCTCTGTTTCTGCTGATGCCTCTTCGTGTTTGAGGAGGTGCGCCGTGGGTGAGACCTCCTATCCGTTCTTCCGAATCGCGCGCGCGTTTGGTGTGCCGTATGGCCTGGTGCTGGCCTATCGCGATGCAGTGATCAAGGCCGCCGCGATCAGATTTGTTTCGCTCGACTACTGGGAGCGCCGGGCGTGGTCAGCCCTGAGTGGAACGTCAGCCGGCCTCGCCATCGTCTATGCGATCGAGCGTGAAAGCTGGCGGCGGGCTGGTGTGCTTTATCAGCCCGCAGGTGACCGCGCATGAACGTGCTCGCGCAATACGCCGAGGCGCGGGAGGTGCTGGCGAAGCTGGCGGCGGGGCTGTCGCGGGCGGAGTCGTTCGACGAGTGGTCGGCGATGCGGCTCGATCTCGAGCATG from Rhodopseudomonas palustris carries:
- the dnaN gene encoding DNA polymerase III subunit beta, with amino-acid sequence MSQGKVTVGRDDLQPVLRQVAAGAAQTGKGFASILTNVLITFESETLRLMATDIDSAIDGVVPAAGHANGGITVTAALFDQLVSDFPAGSDITIEWDDDARIVVRCGRSRFTLHALPAADFPSDAVKVDGGVTFSMSAALLRRTLGMVSFAMLTGKERMYLRGALFERRDGVLRLVACDGARLAMVTMGSVPTPEFDAVLVPVEMVNNIVRMIDAKTAADAILHITGAAIAVTVGSITKRSKLVDARYPDYIRTIPGTNSHVALIEAAALRQSVDRVNLINRAQSNGRGIKLSFEGGEMKLSAVNADVGDGEDRLDVEQCDPFSLDIGFNGEFLKDMLGAIDADVLRIKMAGPMDPAVFEIVGRNDALFLLMPLRV